One genomic window of Gossypium hirsutum isolate 1008001.06 chromosome D11, Gossypium_hirsutum_v2.1, whole genome shotgun sequence includes the following:
- the LOC107923183 gene encoding pentatricopeptide repeat-containing protein At1g06140, mitochondrial — MSSQNHTKTLLFSLFPFTKTLTLAQQIHARIVLHGFNESVVLGSRLTDAYIHLGSLLFSQKTFDRITSKNLHSWNTIISGYSNKKLFLDVLRLFNRVRREIVGVDSFNLVFAIKACIGLSFLKDGELIHCLALKFGLAGDPYVAPALCKMYGQLGSLRDARKVFEGFPGRNSVFWGTMMEGYLKFSEELEVFELLRRMKRSDFEFDTFTVEGLVRACGNVLADKEGKMFHGLCIKRNFIGSSLFLQTSLIYMYLKCGLLDLGLKLFEEANERDVVSWSAMISGLAKNGKGSEAIALFGQMLQQPLLTPNSATLASILLACSFGGSLKQGKSVHDYMIRKGVDLDDLNYTAFIDMYAKCGSIAMAQKVFVQMPVKNVVSWSAMINAFGIHGLCSEALACFDQMRSENQVPNSITFVSILSACSHSGKVAEGWKYFKAMTQDYGIVPTEEHYACMVDLLGRAGKIDEALSFIHSMPMGAGASVWGALLDACRLHRRVGVAENVAKKLLRLDANKASVYVLLSNIYADAGRWESVKKIRNKLAIRDCVSVSDLPQLNRGRSCSYVSA, encoded by the coding sequence ATGTCTTCACAAAACCACACCAAAACCctccttttctctcttttccctttCACCAAAACTCTAACTCTCGCCCAACAAATCCATGCCCGTATTGTTCTCCATGGGTTCAATGAATCCGTCGTTTTGGGATCCAGGCTCACCGACGCCTATATCCATTTGGGTTCTCTGCTTTTTTCCCAGAAAACCTTTGATCGCATCACTTCCAAGAATCTCCATTCATGGAACACCATTATCTCTGGGTATTCCAACAAGAAGCTTTTTCTCGATGTTTTACGCCTTTTTAATCGAGTGCGAAGGGAGATTGTTGGGGTTGACAGCTTCAATTTAGTTTTTGCAATCAAAGCATGCATTGGACTCTCGTTCCTGAAAGATGGGGAATTGATTCACTGTTTGGCTCTTAAGTTTGGGTTGGCAGGAGACCCGTATGTTGCACCGGCTCTTTGTAAGATGTACGGTCAATTGGGTTCTCTTAGAGATGCTAGGAAGGTGTTCGAGGGTTTTCCTGGGAGGAATTCTGTTTTTTGGGGTACTATGATGGAAGGGTACTTGAAGTTCTCTGAGGAATTGGAAGTCTTTGAACTACTCCGTAGAATGAAGAGATCGGATTTTGAATTTGATACTTTTACGGTGGAAGGGTTGGTTCGAGCTTGCGGAAACGTTTTGGCTGATAAAGAAGGCAAGATGTTTCATGGTTTGTGTATTAAAAGGAACTTCATTGGTTCCAGTCTTTTCTTGCAAACGTcccttatatatatgtatttgaaatgtGGTTTGCTTGATTTGGGGCTGAAATTGTTTGAAGAGGCCAATGAAAGGGATGTGGTTTCGTGGAGTGCGATGATTTCTGGATTGGCCAAAAATGGGAAGGGCTCGGAGGCTATTGCCTTGTTTGGACAGATGCTGCAACAGCCATTATTAACTCCAAACTCAGCTACCTTGGCTAGCATTCTGCTTGCTTGCTCCTTTGGGGGGTCTTTGAAACAAGGAAAGAGTGTTCATGATTACATGATAAGAAAAGGGGTTGACTTGGATGATCTAAATTACACTGCTTTCATAGACATGTATGCCAAATGTGGTTCTATTGCAATGGCACAAAAAGTTTTTGTTCAGATGCCAGTGAAGAATGTTGTTTCTTGGAGTGCAATGATTAATGCTTTTGGAATTCATGGTTTATGCTCAGAAGCTTTGGCTTGTTTTGATCAAATGCGATCAGAAAACCAAGTACCTAATTCCATAACATTCGTTTCGATTCTGTCAGCTTGTAGTCATTCAGGAAAGGTTGCAGAAGGATGGAAATATTTTAAAGCAATGACTCAAGATTACGGGATTGTTCCAACTGAGGAACATTATGCATGTATGGTAGATTTATTGGGAAGGGCAGGGAAAATTGATGAAGCTTTATCCTTCATCCACAGCATGCCTATGGGAGCAGGTGCTAGTGTTTGGGGGGCTTTGTTGGATGCATGTAGATTGCATAGAAGGGTTGGAGTAGCTGAAAATGTAGCTAAGAAGCTCCTTCGTTTGGATGCCAATAAGGCTTCTGTTTATGTTTTGCTTTCCAACATCTATGCTGATGCTGGCAGGTGGGAATCGGTgaagaaaataagaaataaattggCAATAAGAGACTGTGTAAGTGTGTCGGATTTACCGCAATTGAATCGGGGAAGAAGTTGCTCGTACGTTAGTGCCTAG
- the LOC107924403 gene encoding poly [ADP-ribose] polymerase 1: protein MANPPKPWKAEYAKSARSSCKTCKSVINKEVFRLGKMVPATQFDGFMPMWNHADCILRKANQIKSTDDVEGIESLRWEDQQKIRNYVESGEPSNAKTITPQAMEYAIEVSLASRATCKGCSQKIMKGEVRISSKPKGQGSKGLVWNHAKCFLDLSPTTEVEKLPGWEHIPSSDQASISALVKKVPAAKTGKGTDVPKEQQPQSTSTAGAKRKKDVGDDQKSKITKLEGEVSARGAGRTKNANDLTDKNPKDSDLETKLEAQAKELWALKDELKKHVTTAELREMLEANGQDATGSELDLRDRCADGMMFGALGKCPMCSGCLRFSGGKYRCHGYISAWSKCSYSTCEPERLKGKWKVPDETNNEFLSKWFKSQKIKKPARILPPPSASSSQAANGQSQTSNAESLANLKVSIVGLPKESLEEWKGKIKEAGGMVHAKIKTDTNCLVVSGDSEGHDAERRKARRMRLPIVREDYLVDCFKKQKKLPFDLYKVEAIGEASSMVTVKVKGRSAVHEASGLQDSCHILEDGGSIYNTTLNLSDLSTGVNSYYILQIIQEDKGSGCYVFRKWGRVGNEKIGRSKLEEMPKSDAISEFKRLFLEKTGNSWEAWEKKQNFQKQPGRFFPLDIDYGVNKQVSEKKHTDADSQLPPPLLELVKMLFNVETYRAAMMEFEINMSEMPLGKLSKSNIQKGFEALTEIQNLLNSDASDPSLKESFIIDASNRFFTVIPSIHPHVIRDEDDFKAKVKMLEALQDIEIASRLVGFDVDSDDSLDEKYKKLHCDITPLPHDSEDFQLIEKYLLTTHAPTHTDWKLELEEVFSLEREGEFDKFAPYREKLSNRMLLWHGSRLTNFVGILSQGLRIAPPEAPATGYMFGKGVYFADLVSKSAQYCFTDRKNPVGLMLLSEVALGEVYELTKAKYIEKLPKGKHSTKGLGKKVPKKSDFVKWKDDIIVPCGKPVPSSVKESELMYNEYIVYNTSQVKMQFLLKVRFHHKR from the exons ATGGCGAACCCACCGAAGCCATGGAAAGCGGAGTACGCCAAGTCCGCTCGATCATCTTGCAAAACTTGCAAGAGTGTTATCAACAAGGAGGTCTTCAGGCTAGGCAAAATGGTCCCAGCCACCCAGTTCGATGGCTTCATGCCC ATGTGGAACCATGCAGATTGTATACTAAGGAAAGCAAATCAGATAAAGTC tACTGATGATGTTGAAGGCATAGAATCCCTTCGATGGGAGGACCAACAAAAAATCAGGAACTACGTGGAATCAGGTGAACCTTCAAATGCAAAAACTATCACTCCTCAAGCCATGGAATATGCTATTGAAGTTTCACTAGCTTCTCGAGCCACTTGCAAGGGTTGCTCCCAGAAGATTATGAAAGGAGAG GTTCGAATATCTTCCAAGCCTAAGGGTCAAGGATCTAAGGGATTGGTGTGGAACCATGCCAAGTGTTTTTTGGATTTGTCTCCAACTACTGAAGTGGAAAAGTTGCCTGGATGGGAACACATTCCATCTTCTGATCAGGCATCTATTTCTGCATTGGTTAAGAAGGTTCCTGCTGCTAAGACAG GCAAAGGAACTGATGTACCAAAGGAGCAACAGCCACAATCAACCTCCACAGCTGGTGCAAAACGTAAGAAGGATGTTGGTGATgatcaaaaatcaaaaatcacCAAGTTGGAAGGAGAAGTGTCTGCACGTGGGGCTGGGCGTACAAAGAATGCCAATGACTTGACGGACAAAAACCCAAAAGATTCTGATCTGGAAACGAAACTGGAGGCCCAGGCTAAAGAACTGTGGGCTTTGAAGGATGAGTTGAAGAAACATGTTACAACAGCAGAACTGCGTGAAATGCTTGAGGCCAATGGCCAAGATGCAACAGGATCAGAACTTGATTTGCGTGACCGCTG TGCTGATGGGATGATGTTTGGAGCACTTGGTAAATGCCCAATGTGTTCTGGTTGTCTTCGCTTTTCTGGAGGCAAATATCGCTGCCATGGCTACATTTCAGCATGGAGCAAGTGTTCTTACTCTACTTGTGAACCTGAACGTCTTAAAGGGAAATGGAAAGTACCAGATGAAACAAATAATGAATTTCTTAGCAAG TGGtttaaatcacaaaaaattaaaaaaccagCTCGCATCCTGCCTCCACCTTCTGCTTCTTCAAGTCAAGCTGCTAATGGCCAATCTCAAACTTCAAATGCTGAAAGCTTGGCAaatttgaaagtttccattgttggaTTGCCTAAGGAGTCTTTG GAAGAGTGGAAGGGAAAAATCAAGGAAGCAGGTGGTATGGTTCATGCCAAGATCAAGACTG ATACAAATTGCTTGGTTGTGAGTGGGGACTCGGAGGGTCATGATGCTGAAAGGAGGAAGGCAAG GAGAATGAGATTGCCAATTGTTAGGGAGGACTATCTTGTTGATTGTTTTAAAAAACAGAAGAAGCTTCCTTTTGATTTGTACAAAGTTGAAGCCATCGGTGAGGCCTCTAGCATGGTCACTGTCAAAGTAAAAGGACGAAGTGCTGTGCATGAAGCCTCTGGTCTGCAAGATTCATGTCATATACTTGAGGACGGTGGAAGTATATATAACACAACTCTGAACTTGTCTGACTTATCAACCGGTGTTAACAG TTACTACATCCTCCAAATAATCCAAGAAGATAAAGGGTCAGGTTGTTATGTATTCCGTAAATGGGGTCGTGTTGGGAATGAAAAAATTGGCAGAAGCAAATTGGAAGAGATGCCAAAATCAGATGCAATCTCTGAATTCAAACGTTTATTTCTCGAGAAAACTGGGAACTCATGGGAGGCAtgggaaaagaaacaaaatttcCAGAAACAGCCTGGCAGATTTTTCCCATTGGATATT GACTATGGGGTTAACAAACAGGTGTCAGAAAAGAAGCACACTGATGCAGATAGTCAACTTCCTCCTCCCTTACTTGAATTGGTGAAGATGCTTTTTAATGTGGAAACATACAG GGCCGCAATGATGGAGTTTGAGATTAATATGTCAGAAATGCCCCTTGGAAAGCTGAGCAAAAGCAATATTCAGAAAG GTTTTGAGGCATTAACAGAGATACAAAATCTATTGAATAGTGATGCTTCTGATCCTTCTCTCAAAGAAAGCTTTATTATTGATGCCAGCAATAGATTTTTTACTGTTATTCCTTCTATCCATCCACATGTCATAAGGGATGAAGATGATTTTAAGGCAAAG GTGAAAATGTTGGAAGCTCTTCAAGACATTGAAATAGCCTCAAGACTAGTAGGTTTTGATGTTGACAGTGATGACTCCCTTGATGAAAAATATAAGAAACTCCATTGTGATATTACTCCCCTTCCTCATGATAGTGAAGATTTTCAGTTGATTGAGAAATATCTCCTTACCACTCATGCCCCTACTCATACT GATTGGAAGCTTGAATTGGAAGAAGTATTCTCACTTGAAAGAGAAGGAGAATTTGATAAGTTTGCTCCTTACAGAGAAAAGCTTAGTAACAGAATGCTTCTCTGGCATG GTTCTCGGTTGACAAATTTTGTAGGGATACTTAGCCAGGGACTAAGAATAGCTCCTCCAGAAGCTCCAGCGACTGGCTATATG TTTGGCAAGGGGGTCTATTTTGCTGATTTGGTCAGTAAGAGTGCTCAGTATTGCTTTACTGATAGGAAAAATCCTGTGGGCCTCATGCTTCTCAGTGAAGTTGCTTTAGGGGAGGTCTATGAACTAACAAAGGCCAAG TATATAGAAAAACTACCAAAAGGAAAGCACTCTACCAAAGGGCTCGGAAAGAAAGTACCTAAGAAGTCTGACTTTGTAAAGTGGAAGGATGACATTATTGTTCCTTGTGGCAAACCGGTTCCATCCAGTGTGAAGGAATCTGAGCTGATGTATAATGAATACATTGTTTATAACACTTCTCAA GTTAAGATGCAGTTCCTGTTGAAAGTGAGGTTTCATCACAAGAGGTGA